One Streptomyces sp. SAI-135 DNA segment encodes these proteins:
- a CDS encoding 4-(cytidine 5'-diphospho)-2-C-methyl-D-erythritol kinase — MSVTVRVPAKVNVQLAVGAARPDGFHDLANVFLAVGLHDEVTVTPADGLRVTCEGPDAAQVPLDRTNLAARAAIALAERRGLEPAVHIHIAKDIPVAGGMAGGSADGAGALLACDALWGTGAPREELLDICAELGSDVPFSLVGGAALGTGRGEKLRALDVGGTFSWVFAMAERGLSTPAVFREFDRLTAGLDVPEPVASEQLLDALAEGDPDALAAAVSNDLQPAALSLFPELADTLAAGSAAGALAGLVSGSGPTTAFLARDREAAAGIADALRASGTCRAVRTATGPVPGATVIRP; from the coding sequence GTGAGCGTCACCGTCCGCGTCCCCGCCAAGGTCAACGTCCAGCTCGCCGTCGGCGCCGCCCGCCCCGACGGCTTCCACGACCTGGCCAACGTCTTCCTCGCGGTCGGCCTCCACGACGAGGTGACCGTGACCCCGGCCGACGGGCTCCGCGTCACCTGCGAGGGCCCCGACGCCGCCCAGGTCCCCCTGGACCGCACCAATCTGGCGGCCCGCGCGGCGATCGCCCTGGCGGAGCGCCGCGGTCTGGAGCCCGCCGTCCACATCCACATCGCCAAGGACATCCCCGTCGCCGGCGGCATGGCCGGCGGCAGCGCGGACGGCGCCGGTGCGCTCCTGGCCTGCGACGCGCTGTGGGGCACCGGCGCCCCGCGCGAGGAACTGCTCGACATCTGCGCCGAGTTGGGCAGCGACGTGCCGTTCAGCCTGGTCGGCGGGGCCGCGCTCGGAACCGGACGCGGGGAGAAGCTGCGCGCCCTCGACGTCGGCGGCACCTTCTCGTGGGTGTTCGCGATGGCGGAGCGCGGACTGTCCACCCCGGCCGTCTTCCGGGAGTTCGACCGGCTCACCGCGGGCCTCGACGTCCCCGAGCCCGTCGCCTCCGAGCAGCTGCTCGACGCGCTGGCCGAGGGCGACCCGGACGCGCTCGCCGCCGCCGTCTCCAACGACCTCCAGCCCGCCGCGCTCTCCCTCTTCCCGGAACTGGCCGACACCCTCGCGGCGGGCAGTGCCGCGGGCGCCCTCGCCGGGCTCGTCTCGGGGTCGGGGCCGACCACGGCCTTCCTCGCCCGTGACCGCGAGGCCGCCGCGGGGATCGCGGACGCACTGCGCGCC